The Miscanthus floridulus cultivar M001 chromosome 7, ASM1932011v1, whole genome shotgun sequence genome includes a region encoding these proteins:
- the LOC136465414 gene encoding uncharacterized protein, with product MSCIPSLEPSSHDKTCFLFSELKSSKYNFSKKKRIERPSRPASSTSAPPRPAPSTSTTTRTARTATPAPTAATTRTTLVRTRTPRRSARPRRRSSSCPAATSTRATCAGTSRTSQASSCGPTAACTRAPGAAAARRAVASSPGPPAPPTRATSPAGTCTARAPTSASSGTPSRGSGPTTSATAGARKHTPASMSMTATGTTACRTATAATSGATATSTSAPRGPATCMAAGPSSGPTATATTARGWTPGLRAL from the exons ATGTCTTGTATCCCTAGCCTCGAGCCTTCGAGCCACGACAAGACATGTTTTCTTTTTTCAG AATTAAAAAGTAGCAAGTAtaatttttcaaagaaaaaaagaatTGAAAGGCCATCACGCCCAGCCTCCTCCACGTCAGCTCCTCCGCGTCCAGCACCATCTACCAGTACCACCACGAGGACGGCGAGGACAGCGACGCCAGCACCGACGGCGGCAACGACTCGGACGACGCTGGTGAGGACGAGGACGCCGAGGCGCTCGGCGAGGCCACGCAGGCGGAGCAGCAGCTGCCCAGCGGCGACTTCTACTAGGGCGACCTGTGCGGGGACCTCCCGCACTTCGCAAGCAAGTTCTTGTGGACCGACGGCAGCATGTACAAGGGCGCCTGGCGCCGCGGCCGCACGTCGGGCCGTGGCAAGTTCTCCTGGACCTCCGGCGCCACCTACGAGGGCGACTTCGCCGGCGGGTACATGCACGGCCAGGGCACCTACATCGGCGAGTTCGGGGACACCTTCGCGGGGCTCTGGGCCAACAACCTCCGCCACGGCCGGGGCACGCAAGCATACGCCAGCGTCGATGTCTATGACGGCCACTGGCACGACGGCCTGCAGGACGGCCACGGCCGCTACATCTGGCGCCACGGCCACGAGTACATCAGCACCTAGAGGGCCAGCGACATGCATGGCTGCGGGACCGTCATCAGGGCCGACGGCGACCGCTACGACGGCGCGTGGGTGGACACCAGGCCTAAGggccctgtag